From a single Shumkonia mesophila genomic region:
- a CDS encoding ABC transporter ATP-binding protein produces the protein MSDISADPILEVENLRTHFTTRAGLVPAVDGVSCTLRRGEVLGVVGESGCGKSVTALSILRLIPDPPGRIVGGEIRFRGTNLLDLTEEQMRSIRGNEISMIFQEPMTSLHPIMTIGNQLTETLMLHRGLSASGAWDKAVEMLRLVRIPEPERRVSEYPHQMSGGMRQRVMIAMALSCDPKILIADEPTTALDVTIQAQILTLMRELQEKLGTATMLITHDMGVVAETAHRVAVMYAGKIVEEASVQDLFAAPCHPYTQGLLASIPRLEASSVVASAERTRLMEIPGLVPSLVNLPRGCAFAPRCTYASERCRREQPALEEIRPDHRAACWEASQLATEAA, from the coding sequence ATGAGCGACATATCGGCAGACCCGATCCTGGAGGTCGAGAACCTCCGCACCCATTTCACGACGCGCGCCGGCCTCGTGCCGGCCGTGGACGGGGTGTCTTGCACGCTCCGTCGCGGCGAGGTGCTCGGCGTGGTCGGCGAGTCCGGGTGCGGCAAGAGCGTGACCGCCCTTTCCATTCTTCGCCTCATCCCCGACCCGCCGGGGCGGATCGTCGGCGGCGAAATCCGCTTCCGCGGCACCAATCTGCTCGATCTCACGGAGGAGCAGATGCGCTCCATCCGCGGCAACGAGATCTCGATGATCTTCCAGGAGCCGATGACGTCGCTGCATCCGATCATGACCATCGGCAACCAGTTGACCGAAACCCTCATGCTGCATCGCGGATTGTCGGCGTCGGGTGCCTGGGACAAGGCGGTGGAAATGTTGCGGCTGGTCCGCATCCCCGAACCGGAAAGGCGGGTGAGCGAATATCCCCACCAGATGTCGGGCGGCATGCGTCAGCGCGTGATGATCGCGATGGCACTATCCTGCGACCCCAAGATCCTGATCGCGGACGAACCCACGACCGCACTCGACGTAACGATCCAGGCGCAGATCCTGACCCTGATGCGCGAATTGCAGGAAAAGCTGGGGACGGCCACCATGCTGATCACCCACGACATGGGGGTTGTCGCCGAGACCGCGCACCGGGTGGCCGTCATGTATGCCGGTAAGATCGTCGAGGAGGCCTCGGTGCAGGATCTCTTCGCGGCCCCCTGTCATCCCTATACGCAGGGACTACTGGCCTCCATCCCGCGCCTCGAAGCGTCTTCAGTGGTGGCGAGCGCGGAGCGGACCCGCCTCATGGAGATCCCAGGACTTGTGCCATCCCTGGTCAATCTTCCGAGGGGCTGCGCCTTTGCGCCACGCTGCACCTATGCGTCGGAACGCTGCCGGCGTGAACAGCCGGCGCTGGAAGAAATACGTCCCGATCATCGAGCGGCATGTTGGGAAGCCAGCCAGCTTGCGACGGAGGCGGCATGA
- a CDS encoding ABC transporter permease — translation MRAPDIASDVPEPVTSPRRRRLSSIIAFLHALPAMAKIGAAIVAVVFAVSVFSPTLITHDPTEQSLIERNQSFSTEHWFGTDRFGRDVYSRLVMGARYTLGLTVTSLLIAASIGTLIGLGAAYNRGGAFDSLVVWFVDIFMTFPTLILGVIIVAIFGQGLFNVGLAITIAFLPRIVRMARGVGMNVVGNEYVEAARAIGASTPRIIVIHLLPNILSEMAVISTLWLGTAIQVETNLSFLGLGVQPPMPSWGLMIREGLEELYINPWPSLLPVLAILITVIGLNMLADGTQDVINPTTRER, via the coding sequence ATGAGAGCCCCCGACATCGCGTCCGACGTCCCCGAACCGGTGACCAGCCCGCGCCGTCGCAGGCTGTCGTCGATCATCGCATTCCTTCACGCCCTGCCCGCCATGGCCAAGATCGGGGCGGCCATCGTCGCGGTTGTCTTTGCCGTCTCCGTCTTTTCCCCGACCCTCATTACCCATGACCCGACCGAGCAATCGCTGATCGAGCGCAATCAAAGCTTTTCGACCGAACACTGGTTCGGCACCGACCGCTTCGGCCGCGACGTTTACAGCCGTCTCGTCATGGGGGCGCGGTACACCCTGGGTCTGACGGTCACGTCGCTACTTATCGCCGCCTCGATAGGCACGTTGATTGGCCTCGGTGCCGCCTACAACAGGGGAGGAGCCTTCGACTCGCTCGTCGTCTGGTTCGTCGACATCTTCATGACATTTCCAACCCTGATCCTGGGTGTCATCATCGTGGCCATCTTCGGCCAAGGGTTGTTCAATGTCGGCCTTGCCATCACCATCGCCTTCCTGCCGCGCATAGTCCGTATGGCGCGCGGCGTCGGTATGAACGTCGTCGGCAACGAATACGTTGAAGCGGCGCGGGCGATCGGCGCATCGACTCCGCGCATCATTGTCATCCACTTGCTCCCCAACATCCTGAGCGAGATGGCCGTGATTTCGACGCTGTGGCTGGGAACCGCGATCCAGGTCGAAACCAACCTCAGTTTCCTGGGCCTGGGGGTGCAGCCGCCGATGCCGAGCTGGGGACTGATGATCCGGGAAGGACTTGAAGAGCTTTACATCAATCCATGGCCATCGCTGTTGCCGGTATTGGCGATCCTGATCACCGTCATCGGCCTCAACATGCTGGCTGACGGAACCCAGGACGTTATCAACCCGACCACCCGGGAGCGCTGA
- a CDS encoding TRAP transporter large permease, which yields MALLSLFAALLALILIGVPVILSLGAVGLAGMLMDPEINPALFPQKMFGILDSFSLLALPYFILAGVLMSEGGISRQLVRFAETLVGHLRGGLGHASVVSSMVFAGVSGSSTADASAISSIIIPTMKGAGYRPGFAAGLIACAGTIGAIIPPSMVMVVYGSMAQVSIGGLFLGGIIPGVLVGLALMLTIKIHTFIPAFTELRVTTGRFRLSEVFRATAEVWPALLAPLIIVGGILSGMFTATEAGIVACFYAFLVSKFVYKRLNLRDLPKILLDAAVTTAMVSGIIGVAGGFGWLLTYMQFNELALAALTAAASGKTGILFLLAITMLVLTMFVEATAILIIFVPVAVYIGNMFSVDPFQMGLIMVMSNQIGSTTPPVAVLLFVTTSIAETTFDQTVKYVWPFILAEIAILVVVILFQPISSAIPHFFLG from the coding sequence ATGGCATTGCTCAGCCTGTTCGCGGCGTTGCTGGCACTGATCCTGATCGGCGTTCCCGTCATCCTGTCCCTCGGGGCGGTCGGTTTGGCGGGCATGCTGATGGATCCGGAAATCAATCCGGCGCTCTTCCCGCAGAAAATGTTCGGGATCCTCGACTCTTTTTCGTTGCTTGCGCTTCCCTATTTTATCCTGGCCGGCGTACTGATGTCCGAGGGCGGGATTAGCCGGCAGTTGGTCCGCTTCGCCGAGACCTTGGTGGGTCACCTGCGTGGTGGCCTCGGTCATGCTTCGGTTGTCTCCAGCATGGTGTTCGCGGGTGTTTCCGGGTCGTCCACGGCGGACGCATCCGCCATCAGTTCGATCATCATCCCAACCATGAAGGGGGCGGGATATAGACCCGGATTCGCCGCCGGCCTTATCGCGTGCGCGGGCACGATCGGTGCGATCATCCCCCCAAGCATGGTCATGGTTGTTTATGGCTCCATGGCTCAGGTTTCGATTGGCGGGCTGTTCCTGGGCGGGATTATTCCGGGCGTCCTTGTCGGGTTGGCATTGATGCTGACGATAAAGATCCACACGTTCATTCCGGCCTTTACCGAACTACGCGTCACGACGGGCCGTTTCCGGCTAAGTGAAGTGTTCCGCGCGACCGCGGAAGTGTGGCCGGCCTTGCTGGCGCCGTTGATCATCGTTGGCGGCATTCTTTCTGGGATGTTCACGGCGACCGAGGCGGGTATTGTTGCTTGCTTCTATGCCTTTCTCGTCAGCAAATTTGTTTACAAGCGATTAAATCTTCGCGACCTTCCCAAAATACTTCTCGATGCGGCCGTTACCACGGCGATGGTGTCCGGAATCATAGGCGTTGCCGGAGGATTTGGATGGTTGCTGACTTATATGCAATTCAACGAACTGGCTCTTGCCGCCTTGACTGCGGCGGCTTCCGGCAAGACGGGCATTTTGTTTCTTTTGGCGATAACGATGCTGGTGCTGACGATGTTCGTCGAGGCGACCGCCATCCTGATCATTTTTGTCCCGGTGGCCGTCTATATTGGCAATATGTTCAGTGTCGATCCCTTCCAAATGGGACTTATCATGGTGATGTCCAACCAGATCGGTTCGACGACACCGCCGGTCGCCGTGCTCCTCTTTGTTACAACCAGCATTGCGGAAACCACCTTCGATCAGACCGTGAAGTATGTTTGGCCTTTCATATTGGCTGAGATCGCCATATTGGTTGTGGTGATTTTATTCCAGCCGATCTCTTCGGCAATTCCGCACTTTTTCCTTGGTTAG
- a CDS encoding ABC transporter substrate-binding protein, with the protein MNRSWNFNRRSVLKGLGTSGALVAFANVMNPTLAFARQSGVLHVGLDGRDMGTLHPHVATAAQDTAVISSIFNGLVRYVPGKVSVEAIEPDLAESWTVSGDFKQYSFKLRHGVRWHKGYGECTSEDVKFSLLNVRDSVQSTFRPIFSNIERIDTPDKYEVVIALKTPDPVFIAVLSGWQGGYVICKKAVEALGDTYKNQPVGTGPFQFEEFRPKERVSLIANPDFYRGTPKLKRIIYSYIPDQTARRYAFVQQEVDIIKGAANEDWLSEVINASKDKPLVDLLGPGRNVVIHMKRSVPPLDNLKIRLAIAHAINREDYQRFFGRVFEPNFGPIPLEYFGAIEPNEIPQNLLYKHDPDRARQLLAEAGFKDGLKLETVVSERGDYLGLAQIGKQQLSKVGIDLKLNVLDNASWVAAIIKEKKGSLVWSTAARYPSAETLIREFWICAADVTKPTGVQGFAEYCNAKLDTAYQTAIAAADPKERSKYFKQVQTILLEDMPSVTLGSLATPVLRQSYVDLGYQVKEGTKVLSLPYMYYFTEKTNV; encoded by the coding sequence ATGAATCGATCATGGAATTTCAATCGTCGATCGGTATTGAAGGGTTTGGGAACATCTGGCGCTTTAGTCGCCTTCGCGAATGTCATGAACCCGACGCTCGCCTTCGCTAGGCAGTCGGGCGTGCTTCATGTCGGCCTGGACGGACGCGACATGGGCACGCTGCATCCCCATGTGGCAACCGCCGCCCAGGATACCGCTGTCATCAGTTCCATTTTTAACGGCTTGGTCCGCTACGTGCCGGGTAAGGTCAGTGTCGAGGCCATCGAGCCGGACCTCGCCGAGAGCTGGACGGTTTCGGGCGATTTCAAGCAGTACTCGTTCAAGCTGCGTCACGGCGTGAGGTGGCACAAAGGCTACGGCGAATGCACATCGGAGGACGTGAAGTTTTCCCTATTGAATGTGCGGGACAGCGTCCAGTCCACATTCCGTCCCATCTTTTCGAACATCGAACGTATTGACACTCCTGACAAGTACGAAGTCGTCATCGCGCTCAAGACCCCCGATCCGGTATTCATTGCCGTGCTCTCCGGATGGCAGGGAGGCTATGTGATCTGCAAAAAGGCGGTCGAGGCCCTGGGCGACACCTACAAGAATCAGCCGGTCGGCACCGGACCTTTCCAGTTCGAGGAATTTCGGCCCAAGGAGCGGGTGTCCCTGATCGCCAATCCGGACTTTTATCGCGGCACGCCAAAACTGAAGCGGATCATCTATTCCTACATTCCGGACCAGACAGCCCGGCGGTACGCGTTCGTACAGCAGGAAGTCGACATCATAAAAGGCGCCGCAAACGAGGATTGGCTGTCCGAGGTGATAAATGCGAGCAAGGACAAGCCGCTGGTCGACCTCCTCGGCCCCGGCCGGAATGTCGTCATCCATATGAAGCGGAGCGTACCGCCCCTGGACAACCTGAAGATCCGGCTGGCAATCGCCCACGCCATCAACCGCGAGGACTACCAACGGTTCTTCGGTCGGGTGTTCGAACCGAATTTCGGACCGATCCCCCTCGAATACTTTGGCGCGATCGAACCCAACGAGATTCCGCAGAACCTCCTTTACAAACATGACCCGGACCGCGCGCGTCAGTTATTGGCCGAAGCCGGTTTCAAGGATGGGCTCAAGCTCGAAACCGTGGTGAGCGAACGCGGTGACTATCTGGGATTGGCCCAGATAGGCAAGCAGCAACTCTCCAAGGTCGGAATCGATCTGAAGCTGAACGTCCTCGACAACGCCTCCTGGGTGGCGGCCATCATCAAGGAGAAGAAGGGTTCCCTCGTGTGGTCCACCGCCGCCCGTTATCCGAGTGCCGAAACCCTGATCCGGGAATTCTGGATCTGCGCGGCCGACGTCACAAAACCGACGGGCGTCCAGGGATTCGCCGAGTACTGCAACGCGAAGCTGGACACCGCCTACCAGACGGCGATCGCCGCGGCCGACCCCAAGGAACGGTCCAAATATTTCAAGCAGGTCCAGACCATCCTGCTCGAAGACATGCCGTCCGTTACGCTGGGTTCGTTGGCGACGCCAGTCCTGCGCCAGAGCTACGTCGATCTGGGCTACCAGGTCAAGGAGGGGACGAAGGTCCTCAGCCTGCCCTACATGTACTATTTCACCGAGAAGACGAACGTTTGA
- a CDS encoding succinylglutamate desuccinylase/aspartoacylase family protein, giving the protein MLKFGNVSVKPGEKKKFLLPVTKTPGGHDLGFPMMVVHGSHDGPILLVEGAIHGDEYESGEAIRAIWRDLDPAKLHGVFVGVPVVNVPAFEAGRRGSIIDGINMNRILPGRKDGFLTEQLAYHYMREVVAKCDMGVDLHGGGTVLAISPVVIYREREDKAMEQKLRDLAYATGIDLIWKGGGAWGGCMNIEGPNAGVPVITAEVGGEGRCLEEFVQAQRKLIENLMMTYKMIPGTPETPRKRINVTGSFQSCSTGGLYRTKKQLRDRVKKGEVVGTICDLFGDILEEIKAPADGLIVSQRTFGTIHCGDWTIFVGAFADE; this is encoded by the coding sequence ATGCTCAAATTCGGTAATGTTTCGGTCAAGCCCGGCGAAAAGAAAAAGTTTCTGCTGCCCGTGACCAAGACACCAGGCGGCCATGACTTGGGTTTCCCCATGATGGTCGTCCACGGTTCGCATGATGGCCCTATCCTCCTGGTCGAAGGGGCGATCCACGGAGACGAATACGAGAGCGGCGAAGCGATCCGGGCCATCTGGCGCGACCTCGATCCGGCGAAGCTGCACGGCGTGTTTGTCGGTGTCCCCGTCGTCAACGTGCCCGCCTTCGAAGCCGGGCGTCGCGGTTCGATCATTGATGGGATCAACATGAACCGCATTCTGCCGGGCCGGAAAGACGGCTTCCTGACCGAACAGTTAGCATACCACTACATGCGCGAAGTCGTCGCCAAGTGCGACATGGGCGTCGACCTGCACGGCGGCGGCACGGTGCTGGCGATCTCCCCCGTCGTCATCTATCGCGAGAGGGAAGACAAGGCGATGGAGCAGAAGTTGCGGGACCTCGCCTACGCCACCGGCATCGACCTGATTTGGAAGGGCGGCGGCGCCTGGGGCGGGTGCATGAACATCGAGGGTCCTAACGCCGGCGTTCCGGTCATCACCGCCGAGGTAGGCGGCGAAGGCCGTTGCCTGGAGGAGTTCGTTCAGGCCCAGCGCAAGCTCATCGAAAACCTGATGATGACCTACAAGATGATTCCGGGTACCCCGGAAACGCCGCGCAAGCGCATTAACGTCACGGGTTCGTTCCAGTCCTGTTCGACCGGCGGCCTCTACCGCACGAAGAAGCAACTGCGCGACCGGGTGAAGAAGGGCGAAGTGGTGGGTACGATCTGCGACCTCTTCGGCGATATCCTGGAGGAAATCAAGGCCCCCGCCGATGGGCTGATCGTTTCGCAACGCACGTTCGGAACCATCCACTGCGGTGACTGGACCATCTTCGTCGGCGCGTTTGCAGACGAATAG
- a CDS encoding polysaccharide deacetylase family protein, producing MTEGSGQQPWEWPESHWRQLVAQIRAGTPLRPKQWKDGARCAITLSFDSDHETSELRDGGTSIGRLSAGERASRVGVPRILSILAKYGVRATFFVPAVVALLHEDEQRRIIAEGHEIGIHGWIHERNSLLPFEVERDLMLRSADTLEQVTGVRPVGLRTPSWDFSPSTLRIEQEMGLTYDSSLMADEDCYELLAEEKPTGIVEVPVEWVRDDAVYFAMHRQQSLRPYTPPADVFDVFRREFEVAYEEGGLFQLTMHPHMTGYRSRIWILEEIIRLARSKGDVWFAPHCEIARWVHPTRRVDAGPIENTSPGRVASR from the coding sequence ATGACCGAGGGCTCGGGACAGCAACCCTGGGAATGGCCCGAAAGCCATTGGCGCCAATTGGTGGCGCAGATACGTGCCGGGACCCCTCTCCGCCCCAAGCAATGGAAAGATGGGGCGCGCTGTGCCATTACCCTCTCGTTCGACTCCGATCACGAAACCAGCGAATTGCGCGACGGCGGCACCTCCATCGGCCGGCTGTCGGCCGGCGAGCGGGCCAGCCGCGTCGGCGTTCCCCGGATCCTCTCTATTCTCGCCAAATATGGTGTGAGGGCGACGTTTTTCGTTCCGGCGGTGGTTGCGCTCCTCCACGAGGACGAGCAGCGCCGCATCATCGCCGAGGGTCATGAGATCGGCATCCACGGATGGATTCACGAACGCAATTCGCTGCTGCCTTTCGAGGTCGAGCGCGACCTTATGCTCCGTTCCGCGGATACCCTTGAACAGGTGACCGGGGTTCGTCCAGTGGGCTTGCGCACGCCCTCGTGGGATTTCAGCCCGTCCACGCTGCGGATCGAGCAGGAAATGGGCCTCACCTACGATTCGTCGCTGATGGCCGACGAGGACTGTTACGAACTTCTTGCCGAAGAGAAACCTACGGGCATCGTCGAGGTGCCGGTCGAGTGGGTGCGCGACGACGCCGTGTATTTTGCCATGCATCGACAGCAGTCGCTGCGCCCCTATACGCCGCCGGCCGACGTGTTCGATGTTTTCCGCCGGGAGTTTGAAGTCGCCTACGAGGAGGGGGGGCTCTTCCAGTTGACCATGCATCCGCACATGACCGGCTACCGGTCGCGGATCTGGATCCTCGAAGAAATCATCCGCCTCGCGCGATCGAAGGGCGACGTCTGGTTCGCCCCGCATTGCGAAATCGCCCGGTGGGTCCATCCGACACGCCGCGTTGATGCCGGACCAATAGAAAACACGTCACCCGGAAGGGTGGCCAGCCGATAG
- a CDS encoding LysR family transcriptional regulator produces MDVKSPIELRHLRYFVRVAGELHFGRAAERLGICQAPLSQQIRHLEDMIGVRLFDRTTRSVSLTAAGKTFLVRAQAALANIDDGLMEVQNAIGKNTGRLVIGAMYLSGHQFLPEAVRQFLRRYPNVSIDIRIMTTEEQIEAMEQDKIHVGFVRPPRNPGGFSVVKLASEGFVAVLAEDNPLAAKPKLKLADLRDEPFLVYTSVVGVSFQNVMFQHCRRAGFSPRIVQEVSHAIAIVAMVAAGVGVGVIPAWVSQLPYSRVVYRPLPELPKVVDLAIAWPAHNPSPFIREFVSISRDVAAIAMRDNGG; encoded by the coding sequence ATGGATGTAAAGAGCCCGATCGAATTGCGCCATCTTCGCTATTTCGTGCGGGTGGCCGGCGAGTTGCACTTCGGACGCGCGGCCGAGCGTCTCGGCATCTGCCAAGCCCCCCTCAGCCAGCAGATTCGTCATCTGGAGGATATGATCGGTGTCCGACTGTTCGATCGGACCACGCGGAGCGTCAGCCTGACCGCCGCCGGCAAGACCTTCCTGGTCCGTGCCCAGGCGGCCCTGGCCAACATCGACGACGGCCTCATGGAGGTGCAGAACGCCATAGGCAAGAACACCGGGCGGCTGGTCATCGGCGCCATGTACCTGAGCGGCCACCAGTTCCTCCCCGAGGCCGTCCGGCAGTTCCTGCGCCGCTATCCGAATGTGTCGATCGACATCCGCATCATGACGACCGAGGAACAGATCGAGGCGATGGAGCAAGACAAGATCCACGTAGGCTTTGTGCGTCCCCCGCGCAATCCGGGGGGGTTCTCTGTCGTCAAGCTGGCGTCGGAAGGGTTCGTCGCGGTTCTGGCCGAGGACAATCCGCTCGCCGCAAAGCCGAAGCTGAAATTGGCGGATCTGCGTGACGAGCCGTTCCTGGTGTACACGTCGGTCGTCGGCGTCAGCTTCCAGAACGTGATGTTCCAGCATTGCCGGCGCGCCGGGTTCAGCCCGAGGATCGTCCAAGAGGTCAGTCACGCCATCGCGATCGTCGCCATGGTGGCGGCCGGCGTCGGCGTGGGGGTCATTCCGGCGTGGGTTTCCCAACTGCCCTATTCCAGGGTCGTCTATCGCCCGCTTCCCGAGTTGCCGAAGGTCGTCGATCTGGCCATCGCCTGGCCGGCGCACAATCCTTCGCCGTTCATCCGCGAATTCGTGAGTATTTCGCGCGACGTCGCTGCAATAGCGATGCGGGACAACGGTGGCTGA
- a CDS encoding ABC transporter permease, translating to MSRVIVTRIVFMLAAIFVVLTALFFGIRLGVGDPTIAIQGTYATAESLQALREALGLDKPLWEQYLIYMAGLLRGDFGVSLQNGQPVLTQILAVVPYTFDLTIIGLLIGVVLGVPLGFVAAVRRNSKLDHVIRVMTLSGVSVPPFIMGYFLIIIFVIGLGLFPVAGGGELGEPLSRMRYLFLPGLSLGLIMTSYVTRLARTTVLEILSKDFIRTAKAKGLDQRTILVRHVLRLSLVTIVTLVGLYATITIGSSVVIETVFSRPGVGRLIVGAVAQSDYMVVQGTIIFYAAFVGIVNLLVDLTYTIIDPRIRYE from the coding sequence ATGTCCAGAGTGATCGTTACCCGAATTGTCTTCATGCTGGCCGCCATCTTCGTGGTGTTGACCGCTCTGTTCTTCGGCATACGCTTGGGCGTGGGCGACCCCACGATCGCCATCCAGGGCACCTATGCCACCGCCGAAAGCTTGCAGGCCCTGCGTGAGGCGCTGGGCTTGGACAAGCCACTGTGGGAGCAATACCTGATTTACATGGCGGGCCTGCTGCGGGGCGATTTCGGCGTTTCCCTCCAGAACGGCCAGCCCGTCCTGACCCAGATCCTGGCCGTGGTGCCCTACACCTTCGACCTCACCATTATAGGCCTTCTCATTGGCGTGGTGCTCGGCGTGCCCTTGGGTTTCGTCGCCGCGGTCCGGCGCAACTCCAAGCTGGATCACGTCATCCGGGTGATGACCCTGAGCGGGGTTTCCGTTCCACCCTTTATCATGGGCTATTTCCTGATCATCATCTTCGTCATCGGGTTGGGCCTTTTTCCGGTGGCGGGCGGCGGCGAGCTTGGCGAACCCCTCAGCCGGATGCGCTACCTGTTCCTGCCGGGCCTGTCCCTTGGGCTGATCATGACGTCCTACGTCACCCGTTTGGCCCGGACCACCGTTCTCGAGATTCTGTCCAAGGACTTCATCCGGACCGCCAAGGCTAAGGGTCTCGATCAGCGCACCATCCTCGTCCGCCATGTTCTGCGGTTGTCGCTCGTGACCATCGTCACCCTGGTCGGGCTTTACGCGACCATCACCATCGGCAGCTCGGTCGTCATCGAGACGGTGTTCAGCCGCCCCGGAGTAGGGCGCCTCATCGTCGGCGCGGTGGCGCAAAGCGACTACATGGTGGTGCAGGGAACAATCATCTTCTACGCAGCCTTCGTCGGCATCGTCAATCTGCTCGTCGACCTCACGTACACCATCATCGACCCCCGGATCCGCTACGAATGA
- a CDS encoding FadR/GntR family transcriptional regulator, with translation MISAMARSPLPIHVGSRTFAEEKKQRSQSLHTRIAEDLGLRIMGGKIKPGEILPREAELCEELGVSRTVLREAIKTLSAKGMITAKSKVGTVVNDRHQWNFFDPDLLVWLLSTENISEFLGKLFELRRAIEPVAASLAAQNATFENFNDLHQAFEEMCAATEDLEWWVHADLRFHQAIYFSTGSEFYWPIGQLLRPAFEASFRISSSAEHHQHCLAEHREIRDAILARDPSRASAAVITLLAVSDYDVARALGQNGSQSGARKAI, from the coding sequence GTGATTTCCGCAATGGCCCGATCTCCTCTTCCCATCCACGTTGGCTCGCGTACGTTTGCCGAGGAAAAGAAACAGCGTTCTCAATCCCTTCACACCCGTATTGCCGAGGATCTTGGTCTTCGGATTATGGGCGGGAAAATAAAACCTGGGGAGATTCTTCCCCGCGAGGCCGAACTTTGTGAGGAGTTGGGGGTCAGTCGAACGGTGCTTCGCGAGGCGATAAAGACCCTGTCGGCAAAAGGCATGATAACGGCCAAGTCCAAGGTTGGAACCGTCGTCAACGACCGGCATCAATGGAACTTTTTCGACCCCGACCTTTTGGTCTGGTTGCTATCGACGGAAAACATCTCCGAATTCTTGGGCAAGCTGTTCGAATTGCGAAGGGCAATAGAGCCCGTGGCGGCGTCCCTGGCGGCACAGAACGCGACCTTCGAGAACTTCAACGATCTTCATCAAGCATTCGAGGAAATGTGTGCCGCGACCGAAGATCTCGAATGGTGGGTACATGCAGACCTGCGATTTCATCAGGCCATCTATTTTTCCACCGGCAGCGAGTTTTATTGGCCGATCGGGCAACTTCTTCGCCCCGCGTTCGAAGCCAGTTTCCGGATATCCAGTTCTGCCGAGCACCATCAACACTGTTTGGCCGAGCATCGTGAAATACGCGATGCAATCCTGGCCCGGGATCCGTCGCGCGCCAGCGCCGCCGTCATAACCCTCTTGGCCGTCAGTGATTATGACGTTGCTCGGGCCTTGGGTCAGAACGGATCGCAAAGTGGTGCACGAAAGGCCATATAG
- a CDS encoding amidohydrolase family protein produces the protein MESFRSPRVMPPVGAIDTHIHIVGDYDAYPLAPTAAIKPKVATVSDYRTVIGNNLGVRRAVVVQASIYGFDNTCVLDAVAELGDNGWGVAVVPTDISERDLKTLHERRIRGVRFHMLPGGMYSWDDVSTLCAKIAPLGWFAQIQFDGRTFADHAALLGRLKLPVVIDHQGKFLEPVLADHKAVLEMARFLERENGWLKIAGAYETSLAGAPFYEDVRRSAQVLLEAAPDRTIWASNWPHFAKDKAPSDNVILLDLLLDWVKEDVTAYERILADNPRRLLQRR, from the coding sequence ATGGAATCGTTCCGGTCCCCGCGCGTAATGCCGCCAGTTGGCGCCATCGACACGCACATCCATATTGTTGGTGACTATGACGCCTATCCTCTGGCTCCGACGGCAGCAATCAAACCCAAAGTGGCGACGGTGTCTGATTACCGAACTGTGATCGGCAACAACCTGGGGGTCCGTCGCGCGGTTGTCGTGCAGGCTTCAATCTATGGTTTCGACAACACATGCGTTTTGGACGCTGTCGCTGAATTGGGTGACAATGGTTGGGGCGTCGCTGTCGTTCCGACGGACATCAGCGAGCGTGACCTCAAAACCCTGCATGAACGCCGCATCCGTGGGGTCCGTTTCCACATGCTTCCCGGCGGCATGTATTCGTGGGATGACGTCAGTACTCTTTGTGCCAAGATTGCCCCGCTGGGATGGTTTGCGCAAATTCAATTCGACGGCCGGACTTTTGCCGACCATGCCGCCTTGCTGGGTCGATTGAAACTTCCTGTCGTTATTGATCATCAGGGCAAGTTCCTCGAGCCTGTTCTCGCCGACCACAAGGCGGTGTTGGAAATGGCCCGATTCCTGGAGCGGGAAAACGGCTGGCTGAAAATCGCGGGAGCGTACGAGACATCCCTTGCCGGTGCGCCGTTTTATGAGGACGTTCGCCGATCGGCGCAAGTTCTCCTGGAGGCGGCGCCAGATCGAACGATTTGGGCCAGCAATTGGCCTCATTTTGCCAAGGATAAGGCACCTTCGGACAACGTCATCCTCCTCGATCTTCTTCTTGACTGGGTTAAGGAGGATGTTACCGCATATGAGCGGATTCTCGCCGACAATCCTCGTCGCCTGCTTCAACGACGATAA